One genomic region from Branchiostoma lanceolatum isolate klBraLanc5 chromosome 7, klBraLanc5.hap2, whole genome shotgun sequence encodes:
- the LOC136438050 gene encoding twisted gastrulation protein homolog 1-A-like — protein sequence MTRLLLGIAVVFLGSVCWEVWSCNEALCAPDVSRCLLLETCNCKPTENNCTCCQDCFKCLHRLWDECCDCVGMCRKNHSRAAASSKSSISDLTDPIPSLFKALTDPSQDTHLKWTIMRIPADGDTPAISAQHFFHVKEKLQQGADVLLEEQLIDKSLPDLPVLSAPHHNSSQDLCTVVFFDDCMSDDKCKMSCESMGASRYRWFHNGCCQCIGPDCKNYGLNKVKCTNCMSDF from the exons ATGACTCGGTTGTTGTTGGGTATCGCGGTGGTGTTCCTGGGCTCCGTGTGTTGGGAGGTGTGGTCGTGTAACGAGGCTCTGTGCGCGCCTGACGTCAGCAGGTGTCTACTGTTGGAGACCTGCAACTGTAAACCAACTGAGAACAACTGCACCTGTTGCCAGGACTGTTTCAAATGTCTCCATAGACTGTGGGACGAGTGTTGTGACTGCGTCG GTATGTGTCGGAAGAACCACTCCAGAGCGGCGGCGTCTTCCAAGAGTTCGATCTCGGACTTGACGGACCCGATCCCGTCCCTGTTCAAGGCGCTGACCGACCCGTCCCAGGACACACATCTCAAGTGGACCATCATGCGGATCCCTGCAGACGGCGACACCCCGGCCATATCCGCACAACACTTCTTCCACGTCAAGGAGAAACTACAACAAGGCGCAGACG ttcTGCTAGAAGAACAGTTGATCGACAAGTCGCTGCCGGACCTTCCAGTGCTCAGCGCCCCCCACCACAACAGTAGCCAGGACCTATGCACGGTCGTCTTCTTCGACGACTGCATGTCAGACGACAAGTGCAAGATGTCGTGCGAGTCCATGGGCGCGTCCCGCTACCGGTGGTTTCACAACGGCTGCTGCCAGTGTATCGGCCCCGATTGTAAAAACTACGGCCTCAACAAAGTCAAGTGTACGAACTGTATGAGCGACTTCTGA